One genomic window of Devosia salina includes the following:
- a CDS encoding biliverdin-producing heme oxygenase, translated as MPQTTRRWMLRESTAVLHQAVDGAVGQFSDMAGYRRYLRALSLFRLPLERRWAEMDWPAALLGWRPTAVAASIEQDLDDLSLEPVAVTASDGLSDTADLLGMFYVVQGATLGAQILLGRALELGLTRDYGARHLSVQADGLANWRSFLEVLESAPDIDMNRVVSASQSTFQRAEIAFKSSHA; from the coding sequence ATGCCGCAAACGACAAGGCGCTGGATGCTGCGCGAAAGCACCGCAGTGTTGCACCAGGCCGTCGATGGCGCAGTGGGACAATTTTCAGACATGGCAGGATATCGGCGCTATCTCAGGGCGCTGAGCCTGTTCCGCTTGCCCCTTGAGAGGCGGTGGGCGGAGATGGACTGGCCGGCCGCGCTGCTGGGCTGGCGGCCCACGGCCGTGGCCGCATCGATCGAACAGGATCTCGATGATCTGAGCCTGGAACCGGTTGCGGTGACAGCCAGCGATGGGTTGTCGGACACAGCGGACCTGCTGGGCATGTTCTATGTGGTCCAGGGGGCAACACTGGGTGCGCAGATCCTGCTTGGCCGCGCACTGGAACTGGGCCTGACGCGCGACTACGGCGCCCGGCACCTGTCGGTTCAGGCCGACGGGCTCGCCAACTGGCGCAGCTTTCTCGAAGTGCTGGAATCCGCACCCGATATCGACATGAACCGGGTGGTTTCGGCCAGCCAATCCACCTTCCAACGGGCCGAGATTGCCTTCAAGAGCAGCCACGCATGA
- a CDS encoding SH3 domain-containing protein — MNKAQEKVLVAALCGLIITTAAGFAVQPAMAAGYQVDTLAQVSGVAQWDHLNVRKWPASYSQKVGAFTPGLHVWVERCIEVENSSDWCLVERGDTKGWVNSRFLTPVSDWDI, encoded by the coding sequence ATGAACAAGGCACAGGAAAAGGTTCTGGTCGCGGCGCTGTGCGGCCTCATCATCACCACCGCCGCCGGCTTTGCGGTCCAGCCGGCCATGGCCGCCGGCTACCAGGTCGACACGCTGGCCCAGGTCAGTGGCGTGGCGCAGTGGGATCATCTCAATGTCCGCAAATGGCCCGCCAGCTATTCCCAGAAGGTTGGCGCCTTCACCCCCGGCCTGCATGTCTGGGTCGAGCGCTGCATCGAGGTCGAGAACAGCTCCGACTGGTGCCTGGTCGAGCGCGGCGACACCAAGGGCTGGGTCAATTCCCGCTTTCTCACACCAGTTTCCGACTGGGACATCTGA
- a CDS encoding NAD-dependent epimerase/dehydratase family protein: MAKVLVTGGSGKLGRAVLRDLVEHGYEVLNIDQQALPEPICPSVRIDLTNFGEVAGAILGGVDERGGPFDAVVHLAAIPAPGLAANARTLSNNVTSSYNVFEACRLAGIKNVVFASSETVLGLPFDNPPPYAPVDEEYFPRPESAYSLGKLLDETMAAQFCRWDPELRMVGLRFSNVMYPEDYKAFPGFDSDPRKRKWNLWAYIDARDGAQAVRRAIQADFKGFEAFIIANADSVMSRSNISLLAEVFPGVEQKGNISTNGTLLSIDKAKRMLGYSPQFSWRNEVK, from the coding sequence ATGGCCAAGGTTCTGGTGACGGGTGGGAGTGGAAAGCTGGGGCGGGCGGTTTTGCGCGACCTGGTCGAGCATGGCTATGAGGTCCTCAACATCGACCAGCAGGCCCTGCCCGAGCCGATCTGCCCGAGCGTGCGCATCGACCTGACCAATTTCGGCGAGGTCGCCGGAGCCATCCTGGGTGGCGTTGATGAACGGGGCGGCCCCTTCGACGCCGTGGTGCATCTGGCAGCCATTCCCGCACCGGGCCTTGCCGCCAATGCGCGCACGCTCTCGAACAACGTCACCTCCAGCTACAACGTGTTCGAGGCCTGTCGCCTGGCCGGCATCAAGAATGTGGTCTTTGCGTCCAGCGAGACCGTGCTGGGCCTGCCCTTCGACAATCCGCCGCCCTATGCGCCGGTCGACGAGGAGTATTTTCCCCGCCCGGAAAGCGCCTATTCGCTGGGCAAGCTGCTCGATGAGACCATGGCCGCCCAGTTCTGCCGCTGGGACCCGGAGCTGCGCATGGTGGGCCTGCGCTTTTCCAACGTCATGTATCCAGAGGACTACAAGGCCTTTCCCGGCTTCGACAGCGACCCGCGCAAGCGCAAGTGGAACCTCTGGGCCTATATCGACGCGCGCGACGGCGCCCAGGCGGTGCGGCGCGCCATCCAGGCCGATTTCAAGGGCTTTGAGGCGTTCATCATCGCCAATGCGGACTCAGTGATGTCGCGATCCAATATCTCGCTCCTCGCCGAGGTGTTTCCCGGTGTCGAGCAGAAGGGCAACATCTCGACCAACGGCACACTGCTGTCCATCGACAAGGCCAAGCGCATGCTGGGCTATTCGCCCCAGTTCAGCTGGCGAAACGAGGTCAAGTAG
- a CDS encoding superoxide dismutase: MTTKFTLPPLPYAYDALGPYMSAETLEYHHDKHHQAYVTNGEKLLEGSGLEVLPLEDIVKESYGKNAGLFNNAGQHYNHVHFWNWMKPNGGGNKLPGKLAAKIDEDLGGFDKFRTDFIAAGTTQFGSGWAWLSFDHKAGKLSVTKTPNGESPLVHGGIPLLGVDVWEHSYYIDYRNARPKYLEAWFDNLVNWEHVEKLYEEATA; the protein is encoded by the coding sequence ATGACCACCAAGTTCACCCTGCCGCCCCTGCCCTATGCCTATGATGCGCTGGGCCCCTACATGTCGGCCGAAACGCTCGAATATCACCATGACAAGCACCACCAGGCCTATGTCACCAATGGCGAAAAGCTTTTGGAAGGCTCGGGCCTGGAAGTGCTGCCGCTCGAGGACATCGTCAAGGAGAGCTATGGCAAGAATGCCGGCCTCTTCAACAATGCCGGCCAGCACTACAACCATGTCCATTTCTGGAACTGGATGAAGCCCAATGGCGGCGGCAACAAGCTGCCGGGCAAGCTGGCGGCCAAGATCGACGAGGATCTGGGCGGCTTCGACAAGTTCCGCACCGACTTCATCGCCGCCGGCACCACCCAGTTCGGTTCGGGCTGGGCCTGGCTGAGCTTCGACCACAAGGCGGGCAAGCTCTCGGTCACCAAGACCCCCAATGGCGAATCGCCGCTGGTCCATGGCGGCATTCCGCTGCTCGGCGTCGATGTGTGGGAGCACTCCTATTACATCGATTATCGCAATGCCCGCCCGAAATATCTCGAAGCCTGGTTCGACAATCTGGTGAACTGGGAGCATGTCGAAAAGCTCTATGAGGAAGCCACCGCCTGA
- a CDS encoding asparaginase, which translates to MDANPILAEAVRGNWVENRHRGALIIVDADGGVIASGGDVNRPIFPRSAIKSMQALAIFDRHAIDRFHHTPEELALACASHHGEDEHVSNVDHFLTRMGLSAADLECGAHMPTNGKARDALRAAGRDPSPLHNNCSGKHSGMLSVALAMGVPTHGYVEREHDVQRAVRAAVEYVIGEDLTEDRCGTDGCSIPTWAAPLRAWARGFARMATGRGLDAGHAQGAQMLFDAATSHPHLVAGTGHLDTLVMEAFLGRVMQKGGAEGVQCGAIRDKGWGYALKCDDGNMAASHAMVAALLLRHADPDANQKAVLEQFARQPIRNVRGNVVGEMRAT; encoded by the coding sequence ATGGATGCCAATCCCATTCTCGCCGAGGCCGTGCGCGGCAACTGGGTGGAAAACCGCCATCGCGGCGCCCTCATCATTGTCGATGCGGATGGCGGCGTGATCGCTTCCGGCGGCGATGTGAACCGGCCGATCTTTCCCCGGTCCGCCATCAAATCCATGCAGGCATTGGCGATTTTCGACCGGCATGCCATCGACCGTTTTCACCATACGCCCGAGGAACTGGCCCTGGCCTGTGCGTCGCATCACGGCGAGGACGAGCATGTGAGCAATGTCGACCACTTCCTCACGCGCATGGGCCTGTCTGCGGCCGATCTCGAATGCGGCGCGCATATGCCCACCAATGGCAAGGCGCGCGATGCCCTGCGCGCGGCCGGGCGCGACCCGAGCCCGCTGCACAACAATTGCTCGGGCAAGCATTCGGGCATGCTCAGCGTGGCACTGGCCATGGGCGTTCCGACCCACGGCTATGTCGAGCGGGAACACGATGTGCAGCGCGCGGTGCGGGCCGCGGTGGAATATGTGATCGGCGAGGACCTCACCGAAGATCGCTGCGGCACCGATGGCTGTTCGATCCCCACCTGGGCCGCGCCGCTGCGCGCCTGGGCCCGCGGCTTTGCCCGGATGGCGACGGGCAGAGGCCTCGATGCCGGCCACGCGCAGGGCGCGCAAATGCTCTTTGACGCCGCGACCAGCCATCCGCATCTGGTGGCGGGAACGGGACATCTGGATACGCTGGTGATGGAGGCCTTCCTGGGCCGCGTCATGCAGAAGGGCGGGGCCGAGGGCGTGCAATGCGGCGCCATCCGCGACAAGGGCTGGGGCTACGCGCTCAAATGCGACGACGGCAATATGGCGGCCAGCCACGCCATGGTCGCAGCGTTGCTGCTCCGCCATGCCGACCCGGACGCGAACCAGAAAGCGGTGCTGGAGCAATTCGCGCGTCAGCCGATCCGCAATGTGCGCGGCAACGTGGTCGGCGAGATGCGCGCAACTTAA
- a CDS encoding response regulator, translated as MTVPGKTIAILAANPALSAVLTMVLASDSRLRVRPFDSEAELFAYMRIAPLDMLVVDFDREGRPAYEMVEAIRLDPSFVSRELPVIALTRAITPPMRQQAISAGIDEVVVKPMSPRHLLQRVQARLLNRSVIGALGFGYRGPERRNRVPARTTEPHPARRYTDNVVPLFPDRRAKRPDLGPLA; from the coding sequence GTGACCGTTCCAGGCAAAACCATCGCCATTCTGGCCGCAAATCCGGCCCTGAGCGCCGTGCTGACCATGGTGCTGGCGAGCGACTCGCGCCTGCGCGTCCGTCCTTTCGACAGCGAAGCCGAGCTCTTTGCCTATATGCGCATCGCCCCGCTCGACATGCTGGTGGTCGATTTCGACCGCGAGGGCCGTCCGGCCTATGAAATGGTCGAGGCCATTCGCCTTGATCCCAGCTTCGTGTCCCGCGAATTGCCGGTCATTGCGCTCACCCGCGCGATCACCCCGCCGATGCGCCAGCAGGCGATCAGCGCCGGCATCGACGAAGTGGTGGTCAAGCCGATGTCGCCGCGCCATCTGCTGCAGCGGGTGCAGGCGCGCCTGCTCAACCGCAGCGTCATCGGCGCCCTGGGCTTCGGCTATCGCGGCCCCGAGCGCCGCAACCGCGTGCCCGCCCGCACCACCGAGCCGCATCCGGCCCGCCGCTATACCGACAATGTCGTGCCGCTCTTCCCCGACCGCCGCGCCAAGCGCCCAGATCTCGGCCCCCTGGCCTGA
- a CDS encoding HWE histidine kinase domain-containing protein: MTTEQTVDLTNCDREPIHIPGSIQPHGALLALDPGLSTVQRHSANALDMLGLNGDPNGATLELVLGGALTHSLRNALATSGEVERPALLIDQQMPGGGRFDIAIHRYLSAVIVEFEPHDDTVRDQPLQLARTMISRISGLDDIDLLTRQTARIVRGLLGYDRVMIYRFEPDGSGKVVSEARRPELESFLGQYFPASDIPQQARALYLKNTIRVISDAGFRPVALVPELDGAGQPLDLSLAHLRSVSPIHCEYLRNMGVSASMSVSIIVDGQLWGMIACHHYAPKVLPMPLRVATEMFGDFLSLHLGSLRQRRQLDTTARTRAYLERVHQLASGRDVSELLHEQVQELGKLIPNDGFGLYLHGKWTAFGSTPPEGEIEQIADLVGALADNRVWSSHALQTLYPAAVGFSADAAGVLAIPLSQLPRDYLFFFRREVLQTLNWAGNPEKSYETGPLGDRLTPRKSFAIWKETVHGQAEPWSDSDREVAEAMRASIVEVLLRHNELMADERAKADVRQRMLNEELNHRVKNILAVIKSLVGQPVQDGRSLKDYVATLKGRIQALAIAHDQVIRGDGGGRLSDLLQAELSPYRSANNTVFLGGPDAWLDARAFSVMALVTHELATNAAKYGALSCAGGRLEVRWQMEPDGSCRLEWVERGGPEVTPPNRTGFGTALLDRSIPFELGGTSVIDYAPDGLVGRFTLPGRHLRGGATPSPVGQDAPVTPGGRELLPADLDVLLLEDQMLIAMDVEAMFADRGFEKVTAVNTMGEALRRIETSPPDIAVLDVNLGSETSLPVAEKMLGLAIPFIFATGYGEGGMLPDTMAHVPVVRKPYEIGALLAAMVKARRSVRPAG; encoded by the coding sequence ATGACGACTGAACAGACGGTCGACCTGACCAATTGCGACAGGGAACCGATCCATATTCCGGGCAGTATCCAGCCCCATGGCGCGCTGCTGGCGCTTGATCCCGGCCTCTCGACGGTGCAGCGCCATTCCGCCAATGCACTCGACATGCTGGGGCTCAACGGCGACCCCAACGGCGCCACGCTCGAACTGGTGCTGGGCGGAGCCTTGACCCACAGCCTGCGCAACGCATTGGCCACCTCGGGCGAAGTGGAACGGCCGGCACTGCTCATCGACCAGCAAATGCCCGGAGGCGGTCGGTTCGACATTGCGATCCACCGGTATCTCTCCGCTGTGATCGTCGAGTTCGAGCCGCATGACGACACGGTCCGTGACCAGCCGCTGCAATTGGCGCGCACCATGATTTCGCGCATTTCCGGTCTCGATGACATCGACCTCCTGACCCGGCAGACCGCACGCATCGTGCGCGGCCTGCTCGGCTATGACCGGGTGATGATCTACCGCTTCGAACCCGACGGTTCCGGCAAGGTGGTGAGCGAGGCCAGACGCCCCGAGCTGGAAAGTTTCCTCGGCCAGTATTTCCCGGCCAGCGACATTCCCCAGCAGGCGCGCGCGCTTTATCTCAAGAACACCATCCGCGTCATTTCCGATGCCGGGTTCCGCCCCGTTGCGCTGGTGCCGGAACTGGACGGAGCGGGCCAGCCACTTGATCTGAGCCTGGCGCATCTGCGCAGCGTCTCCCCGATCCATTGCGAATATCTGCGCAATATGGGGGTCTCGGCATCGATGTCGGTGTCGATCATCGTCGACGGCCAGCTTTGGGGCATGATCGCCTGCCACCATTATGCGCCCAAGGTGCTGCCCATGCCCTTGCGGGTGGCCACCGAGATGTTCGGCGATTTCCTATCGTTGCATCTGGGGTCGCTGCGCCAGCGGCGCCAATTGGACACGACCGCGAGGACGCGTGCCTATCTGGAACGGGTCCACCAGTTGGCAAGCGGCCGGGACGTATCCGAGCTGCTGCATGAACAGGTCCAAGAACTGGGCAAACTGATCCCCAATGACGGGTTCGGACTGTATTTGCACGGCAAGTGGACGGCGTTCGGCAGCACCCCGCCTGAGGGCGAGATCGAGCAGATTGCAGACCTGGTGGGCGCGCTGGCGGATAACCGGGTTTGGTCCAGCCATGCATTGCAGACGCTTTACCCGGCCGCTGTCGGCTTTTCCGCCGATGCGGCAGGTGTGCTGGCCATTCCACTCTCTCAACTGCCGCGAGACTATCTGTTCTTTTTCCGGCGCGAAGTGCTGCAGACCCTCAACTGGGCCGGAAATCCGGAAAAATCCTATGAGACCGGTCCCTTGGGCGACCGGCTGACGCCCCGCAAGAGCTTCGCCATCTGGAAGGAAACCGTGCATGGACAGGCCGAACCCTGGTCCGACAGCGACCGGGAAGTGGCCGAGGCGATGCGCGCCTCTATCGTCGAGGTGCTGCTGCGCCACAACGAATTGATGGCTGACGAGCGCGCCAAGGCCGATGTGCGCCAGCGCATGCTCAACGAGGAACTCAATCACCGCGTCAAGAACATCCTGGCGGTGATCAAGTCGCTGGTGGGGCAACCCGTGCAGGACGGGCGCAGCCTCAAGGATTATGTGGCGACGCTAAAGGGGCGCATCCAGGCGCTTGCCATTGCGCATGACCAGGTGATCCGGGGCGACGGCGGGGGGCGGCTTTCCGACCTCTTGCAGGCCGAACTCAGCCCTTATCGGTCAGCCAATAACACTGTTTTCCTCGGAGGGCCGGACGCCTGGCTGGATGCAAGGGCGTTCTCGGTGATGGCGCTGGTGACCCACGAACTGGCGACCAATGCCGCCAAATATGGCGCATTGTCCTGCGCTGGTGGGCGGCTTGAGGTGCGATGGCAGATGGAGCCTGACGGCAGTTGCAGGCTGGAATGGGTGGAAAGGGGCGGCCCCGAGGTGACGCCACCAAACCGGACCGGCTTTGGCACGGCGCTGCTGGACCGAAGCATTCCATTCGAACTGGGCGGCACCAGCGTCATTGACTATGCGCCAGATGGCCTGGTGGGGCGCTTCACGCTGCCCGGGCGACACTTGCGGGGCGGCGCGACCCCCTCGCCAGTTGGCCAGGATGCGCCGGTTACGCCGGGCGGGCGGGAATTGCTGCCGGCCGATCTCGACGTGCTGCTGCTGGAAGACCAGATGCTGATCGCCATGGATGTGGAAGCCATGTTCGCCGATCGGGGCTTTGAAAAGGTGACGGCAGTCAACACCATGGGCGAGGCCCTGCGCCGCATCGAGACCAGTCCGCCCGATATTGCCGTCCTCGACGTCAATCTCGGATCGGAGACCTCCTTGCCTGTGGCAGAGAAAATGCTTGGGCTCGCCATCCCCTTCATCTTTGCCACCGGCTATGGCGAAGGCGGGATGCTTCCCGACACCATGGCGCATGTGCCGGTGGTGCGAAAGCCCTATGAAATCGGCGCTCTGCTGGCCGCCATGGTGAAGGCCCGCCGTTCGGTCCGGCCTGCAGGATAG
- a CDS encoding ANTAR domain-containing response regulator: protein MANPDLSILIIDENRIRASIIEEGLREAGYVRVAVIHDVNEVGRTISQTPPDVIFIDLENPKRDTLEHFFSLSRAIQRPIAMFVDRSDGAMIEKAVEAGVSAYVVDGLKKERVKPILDMAISRFNAFSRLTRELEEARSALEERKIIDQAKGILMKTKGLGEPEAYALLRKTAMNQNRRLVDIAQSLITAANLLGP, encoded by the coding sequence ATGGCGAACCCTGACCTGTCCATCCTGATCATCGACGAGAACCGCATTCGCGCCTCGATCATCGAGGAGGGCCTGCGCGAGGCAGGATATGTGCGGGTAGCCGTGATCCATGACGTCAACGAGGTTGGCCGCACCATCTCGCAGACTCCGCCCGACGTCATCTTCATCGACCTCGAGAATCCCAAGCGCGATACGCTCGAGCATTTCTTTTCGCTGAGCCGGGCCATCCAGCGCCCGATCGCCATGTTCGTCGACCGCTCGGATGGCGCCATGATCGAGAAGGCCGTCGAGGCGGGCGTCTCCGCCTATGTGGTGGACGGCCTCAAGAAGGAGCGCGTCAAGCCGATCCTCGACATGGCGATCTCGCGCTTCAATGCCTTTTCCCGGCTGACGCGCGAACTGGAGGAGGCGCGCAGCGCGCTTGAAGAGCGCAAGATCATCGATCAGGCCAAGGGCATATTGATGAAGACCAAGGGCCTGGGAGAGCCCGAAGCCTACGCCCTGCTGCGCAAGACCGCCATGAACCAGAACCGTCGGCTGGTGGACATTGCCCAAAGCCTCATCACCGCCGCCAACCTGCTTGGGCCATAG
- a CDS encoding helicase HerA-like domain-containing protein — MLVDGKIFLGVSDRPEYLNLKYANRHGLITGATGTGKTVSLQVLAEGFSAAGVPVFAADIKGDLSGVSRMGQAKDWQTRRAEEIGFTEFQDDVYPVIFWDLFGAQGHPVRATISEMGPVLLSRILDLNDTQEGVLNIAFRVADEEGLLLLDLKDLRALLVDIQERAREISGRYGNVTTASIGAIQRALLVLEQQGADNFFGERALSIADLMRTDTDGKGYVSILAADQLMQAPRLYATFLLWLLSELFEELPEVGDPDKPKLVFFFDEAHLLFDDAPKALIDKVEQVVKLIRSKGVGVYFVTQNPVDIPESVLAQLANRVQHALRAYTPREQKAVRVAAETFRPNPAFSTEEAITQLGIGEALVSVLEDKGVPSIVGRTFIRPPSAQVGPISPAERDATLANSPVGGLYDTVLDRESAFEVLHRRARDKQLADERTEYEAQRREEAEALAKERARAEKAAAPRRSTRQSPTEAAMNSFARTVANTLGRELVRGILGGLTGRRR; from the coding sequence ATGCTCGTGGACGGCAAGATCTTTTTGGGCGTGAGCGACCGGCCGGAATATCTCAATCTCAAATATGCCAACCGTCACGGGTTGATTACCGGCGCCACCGGTACCGGCAAGACGGTCAGCCTGCAGGTCCTTGCCGAGGGGTTTTCCGCCGCGGGCGTGCCGGTCTTTGCCGCCGACATCAAAGGTGACCTGTCGGGCGTGTCCAGGATGGGCCAGGCCAAGGACTGGCAGACCAGACGGGCCGAGGAAATCGGGTTCACCGAATTTCAGGATGACGTCTATCCGGTGATCTTCTGGGACCTGTTCGGCGCGCAGGGTCATCCGGTCCGCGCCACCATCTCCGAAATGGGTCCGGTGCTCCTGAGCCGTATCCTTGATCTCAACGACACCCAGGAAGGCGTGCTCAATATCGCCTTCCGCGTCGCCGACGAGGAAGGCCTGCTGCTGCTCGACCTCAAGGACCTGCGGGCGCTGCTGGTGGATATCCAGGAACGGGCGCGGGAAATCTCGGGCCGCTACGGCAATGTCACCACCGCCTCGATCGGCGCCATCCAGCGGGCGCTGCTGGTGCTGGAACAGCAGGGGGCGGACAATTTCTTCGGGGAGCGGGCCCTCAGCATTGCCGATTTGATGCGCACCGACACGGATGGCAAGGGCTATGTGTCGATCCTCGCCGCCGACCAGCTGATGCAGGCGCCACGGCTCTACGCCACGTTCCTGCTCTGGCTGCTGTCCGAACTGTTCGAGGAACTGCCCGAGGTGGGCGATCCGGACAAGCCGAAACTGGTCTTCTTCTTCGACGAGGCGCATCTTCTGTTCGATGACGCGCCCAAGGCGCTGATCGACAAGGTTGAGCAGGTGGTCAAGCTCATCCGCTCCAAGGGCGTCGGCGTCTATTTCGTCACCCAGAACCCGGTTGATATTCCCGAAAGCGTGCTGGCCCAGCTCGCCAATCGGGTCCAGCACGCCCTGCGCGCCTATACGCCGCGCGAGCAAAAGGCGGTGCGCGTCGCGGCCGAGACATTCCGGCCCAATCCGGCCTTTTCGACCGAGGAGGCGATCACCCAGCTCGGCATCGGCGAGGCGCTGGTGTCGGTGCTGGAGGACAAGGGCGTGCCCTCGATAGTGGGGCGCACCTTCATTCGCCCGCCCTCGGCGCAGGTGGGGCCGATCTCCCCGGCCGAGCGCGACGCGACGCTGGCCAATTCGCCGGTTGGCGGGCTCTATGACACGGTGCTCGACCGCGAATCCGCCTTCGAGGTGCTGCACAGGAGGGCGCGGGACAAGCAGCTCGCCGACGAGCGGACCGAATATGAGGCGCAGCGGCGCGAAGAAGCCGAGGCATTGGCCAAGGAAAGGGCGCGGGCCGAAAAGGCAGCCGCGCCACGTCGCAGCACGCGCCAATCGCCAACCGAGGCCGCGATGAACTCCTTCGCGCGAACCGTAGCCAATACGCTGGGGCGCGAACTGGTACGCGGCATTCTGGGTGGGCTGACGGGGCGGCGGCGCTGA